Proteins encoded by one window of Misgurnus anguillicaudatus chromosome 4, ASM2758022v2, whole genome shotgun sequence:
- the egr2b gene encoding early growth response protein 2b isoform X1: MTAKTLEKAPVSLGGFVHPLSESIYSVDDIATSLPASVTIFPNGDLGGHYEQINGASGDGLIGGDMSTDKRSLDLSYPSSFVQPAGHRNQTFTYMGKFSIDSQYPGNWNPEGVINIVSAGILGMTQPSSASSSPASSVSPGHFSSTISCTMAQNQSDMDHIYSPPPPYSGCGEVYQDPSAFLSTSTCPISYPPPSYSSPKPNGDSGLFPIIPDYTGFFQPPCQRDMQSMPDRKPFSCPLESFRVPPPLTPLNTIRNFTLGGPVSDGPRLPTAYSPQNLPLRPILRPRKYPNRPSKTPVHERPYPCPAEGCDRRFSRSDELTRHIRIHTGHKPFQCRICMRNFSRSDHLTTHIRTHTGEKPFACDFCGRKFARSDERKRHTKIHLRQKERKSSASSSSERTITMGSSTGICSSTSSQ, translated from the exons ATGACAGCTAAAACTTTGGAGAAAGCCCCCGTAAGTCTTGGTGGCTTTGTGCATCCTCTCTCCGAAAGCATCTACTCAGTGGACGATATTGCGACATCACTGCCAGCATCTGTGACTATATTTCCAAATGGTGATTTAGGAGGACATTACGAGCAGATTAACGGGGCGTCGGGAG ATGGATTGATCGGCGGTGATATGAGCACAGATAAGCGATCTCTCGACCTGTCCTATCCCAGCAGCTTCGTGCAACCAGCTGGCCATCGCAACCAAACTTTTACCTATATGGGAAAGTTTTCTATTGACTCTCAGTACCCAGGAAACTGGAACCCAGAGGGCGTTATCAACATCGTGAGCGCGGGGATCCTGGGCATGACCCAGCCGTCTTCAGCATCCTCCTCACCTGCATCCTCCGTCTCCCCAGGCCACTTCTCCAGTACTATAAGCTGCACCATGGCGCAAAACCAGTCTGACATGGACCACATCTACTCTCCCCCACCACCCTACTCCGGATGCGGGGAGGTCTATCAAGACCCATCGGCATTCCTCTCCACATCCACCTGTCCCATCTCATATCCTCCGCCGTCCTACTCATCCCCAAAACCGAACGGAGACTCTGGGCTGTTCCCCATCATCCCGGACTACACCGGGTTTTTCCAGCCCCCGTGCCAGAGGGACATGCAGTCAATGCCCGATCGCAAACCGTTTTCGTGCCCGCTGGAGTCATTCAGGGTTCCTCCTCCGCTAACGCCCCTGAACACGATCAGGAACTTCACACTGGGCGGACCGGTGTCCGACGGACCCAGGCTACCCACAGCCTACAGCCCGCAAAATTTACCCCTCAGGCCCATTCTGCGCCCGAGGAAATACCCCAACAGACCGAGCAAGACCCCCGTTCACGAGCGCCCGTACCCCTGCCCTGCGGAGGGCTGCGACAGGCGCTTCTCCAGATCTGACGAGCTCACCAGACACATCCGAATCCACACCGGCCACAAACCCTTCCAGTGTCGGATATGCATGAGGAACTTTAGCCGCAGCGACCACCTGACGACCCACATCCGCACGCACACGGGCGAGAAGCCGTTCGCCTGCGACTTTTGCGGGAGAAAGTTTGCGCGGAGCGACGAAAGAAAGAGACACACGAAAATCCACCTGCGACAAAAAGAGCGAAAATCCTCCGCGTCCTCCAGCTCAGAGCGCACCATCACCATGGGCTCATCCACGGGCATCTGCTCGTCCACTTCAAGCCAGTAG
- the egr2b gene encoding early growth response protein 2b isoform X2 — MSTDKRSLDLSYPSSFVQPAGHRNQTFTYMGKFSIDSQYPGNWNPEGVINIVSAGILGMTQPSSASSSPASSVSPGHFSSTISCTMAQNQSDMDHIYSPPPPYSGCGEVYQDPSAFLSTSTCPISYPPPSYSSPKPNGDSGLFPIIPDYTGFFQPPCQRDMQSMPDRKPFSCPLESFRVPPPLTPLNTIRNFTLGGPVSDGPRLPTAYSPQNLPLRPILRPRKYPNRPSKTPVHERPYPCPAEGCDRRFSRSDELTRHIRIHTGHKPFQCRICMRNFSRSDHLTTHIRTHTGEKPFACDFCGRKFARSDERKRHTKIHLRQKERKSSASSSSERTITMGSSTGICSSTSSQ, encoded by the coding sequence ATGAGCACAGATAAGCGATCTCTCGACCTGTCCTATCCCAGCAGCTTCGTGCAACCAGCTGGCCATCGCAACCAAACTTTTACCTATATGGGAAAGTTTTCTATTGACTCTCAGTACCCAGGAAACTGGAACCCAGAGGGCGTTATCAACATCGTGAGCGCGGGGATCCTGGGCATGACCCAGCCGTCTTCAGCATCCTCCTCACCTGCATCCTCCGTCTCCCCAGGCCACTTCTCCAGTACTATAAGCTGCACCATGGCGCAAAACCAGTCTGACATGGACCACATCTACTCTCCCCCACCACCCTACTCCGGATGCGGGGAGGTCTATCAAGACCCATCGGCATTCCTCTCCACATCCACCTGTCCCATCTCATATCCTCCGCCGTCCTACTCATCCCCAAAACCGAACGGAGACTCTGGGCTGTTCCCCATCATCCCGGACTACACCGGGTTTTTCCAGCCCCCGTGCCAGAGGGACATGCAGTCAATGCCCGATCGCAAACCGTTTTCGTGCCCGCTGGAGTCATTCAGGGTTCCTCCTCCGCTAACGCCCCTGAACACGATCAGGAACTTCACACTGGGCGGACCGGTGTCCGACGGACCCAGGCTACCCACAGCCTACAGCCCGCAAAATTTACCCCTCAGGCCCATTCTGCGCCCGAGGAAATACCCCAACAGACCGAGCAAGACCCCCGTTCACGAGCGCCCGTACCCCTGCCCTGCGGAGGGCTGCGACAGGCGCTTCTCCAGATCTGACGAGCTCACCAGACACATCCGAATCCACACCGGCCACAAACCCTTCCAGTGTCGGATATGCATGAGGAACTTTAGCCGCAGCGACCACCTGACGACCCACATCCGCACGCACACGGGCGAGAAGCCGTTCGCCTGCGACTTTTGCGGGAGAAAGTTTGCGCGGAGCGACGAAAGAAAGAGACACACGAAAATCCACCTGCGACAAAAAGAGCGAAAATCCTCCGCGTCCTCCAGCTCAGAGCGCACCATCACCATGGGCTCATCCACGGGCATCTGCTCGTCCACTTCAAGCCAGTAG
- the adoa gene encoding 2-aminoethanethiol (cysteamine) dioxygenase a, whose product MPKNSKTSLIQTIASQAYQTFHNGASSGFGENNVFLEHQAVLVTLLSKITAADLNIASPKKVSRKSAEAPVTYMHICETDAFSMGVFLLKPGASIPLHDHPGMNGMLKVLYGKVNIRCYDKLEIAVGADAKDESQFEPPQGDAVSRAVLRTSGQFTVQSAPCVLSPAKDNLHEIDAVDGPAAFLDILAPPYDPNDGRDCHYYKVLQTVGRKEQGSEDEVWLVEIPQPDDFWCGGEPYPGPNVSV is encoded by the coding sequence ATGCCGAAGAACAGCAAGACCTCACTGATCCAGACGATCGCGAGCCAGGCTTATCAGACTTTTCACAACGGCGCTTCGTCTGGTTTTGGGGAGAATAATGTGTTCCTAGAGCATCAGGCAGTCCTCGTAACCCTCTTGTCTAAAATCACGGCCGCGGATCTGAATATTGCGTCACCGAAGAAAGTCTCCAGGAAATCTGCAGAAGCTCCAGTCACATACATGCACATCTGCGAGACTGATGCTTTCAGCATGGGCGTGTTTCTCTTAAAGCCCGGAGCATCCATACCTCTGCACGATCACCCAGGCATGAACGGAATGTTGAAGGTCCTGTACGGCAAGGTCAATATCAGATGCTACGACAAGCTGGAAATTGCTGTTGGTGCTGATGCTAAAGATGAAAGCCAATTTGAACCTCCGCAGGGTGATGCTGTGAGCAGAGCTGTGCTCAGGACTTCTGGACAGTTTACTGTACAAAGTGCTCCTTGTGTCTTGAGCCCTGCCAAAGACAACCTGCACGAAATAGATGCTGTGGATGGACCAGCTGCGTTTCTTGATATACTGGCACCCCCCTATGACCCTAATGATGGGAGAGATTGTCACTACTACAAAGTTTTACAGACTGTTGGGAGAAAGGAGCAGGGTAGTGAAGATGAAGTCTGGCTTGTGGAGATCCCCCAGCCGGATGATTTCTGGTGTGGAGGCGAGCCATACCCCGGTCCTAATGTTTCTGTGTAG